The following DNA comes from Acidobacteriota bacterium.
GACGCCCAGGAAGTCTCCGACATCCAGGAGCCTGTAGAGTTCAAAAAGAGGTTCGTCTACGGCGTCTCGGCGAACGTATGCCTGCAGGCGGTGCTCACCGTCGGACAGGTTCAGGAAACCGACCTTCCCCTTGCCGCGAATGGCCACCACCCGGCCGCAAACGCGCACGGTGACGGGCTGGGATTCCAACTCTTCATTGGACGAATTCCGGTGCTGCTCGAGGACCTGACGCAGAGAATGGGTGGAGGAATAGGCGTTCGGGTAGACGGGGCAGCCCAGAGCCCTGATCTTTTCCAGCTTGGCGTACCGTTGAGCGACAAGAGTCTGCTCGGTCTTGGATGGGCTCAAGGCTCCCTGCCCCCCTCGGTTGCAACTTCCTTGTGGATACTGTCCAGGATGCCGTTAACGAATTGAATAGCCTCCGAGGTGCTGAACCGGCGGGCAATCTCCAGGGCTTCATTGATGGCAACCACCCTGGGGGTTTGGGTCTCGTACAACAACTCGAAGGTGGCCAGCCGCAGGACATTCCTGTCGACAGTGGCCATGCGGGGAAGACGCCAATGGTCGGCGTGGCGGGCCAGCAGAACGTCGATCTGAGCAATATGGCGGACGGTGCCGCCGGCGAGATGGTCGGCGAAGGCTCGGGTATCAGCCTCGAAATCCCGGTTCAGGGTCCAGAAGGTCCTGCGGACATCGTTGAAAGACGCCTTGGACAGATCCCATTGAAACAGCATCTGCAGCGCATGCTCTCGCCCCTGCCTTCGTCCGCCCATGGATCGATGTCCTCAAGAGCCGCTCCGGAAAATCACTCTACTTCAGTTCCTTCAGAAGATTGGCCATTTCGACGGCCGACATGGCCGCTTCGAATCCCTTGTTGCCGGACTTGAGCCCCGCCCGGTCGATGGCTTGCTCCACGCTATCTGCCGTGACCACACCGAAGGCCACCGGCACCTCCGAATCCAGGGAAACCGTCCCAATTCCCTTGGTCACCTCGTTGCAGATATAGGTGAAGTGGGGAGTTTCTCCCTGAATCAGTGTCCCCAGGCAGATCACCCCGTGATACTTCCCGCTGGCTGCCGCCTTCTTGGCCGCCAGAGGAATTTCGAAAGATCCGGGTACCTTGATCACGTCGATATCGCCTTCAGCCGCACCGGTTCGGGTCAGCGCATCCAGAGCGCCTTCCAGCAACCGGTGGGTTACAAAATCGTTGAAACGGCTCAGCACGATGGCAAAGCTGAGCCCCTCGGCATTCAGATTTCCCTGGATCGTATTTACCACGCTGCGCCTCCTGCAACGGGGCCGCCCGGGGTGGACTGCCGGGCAACCCTCCGATCTCAAAGCTGCGAGGCCAAAAATGCCTCAGGATGATAGCAGCTTTTCACATGAAGTGCGGCCCGTATTTGTCATCGGGCCGTTGGACGGACCCTGTGATCGTCACTCGCCTGCCGGGGAAATCGACCCCCGACGGGACCGAAAGGAACGAACCTGAAACAAACGAAAAAAGAGTGATCCACGAAGTGACACGAAGGACGACGAAGGGCCACCAAGGCGTTGAGGAAGACTCAATAGGGATGCGCCAAAGGTCGGCAGGGAGGCAACTAAGGACACAAGGGACAAAAAAGATTTGTCGGCGAAGGGGCAACAAGGACAGCGGCGAACCCAATAGAGGAGCTTCCCACCGCTTCGTGATTTACAGTGATTATTAGCATCGATGCACAGGATCTTTTTCAGGAAACGGCTAACTTCCAGTGCCGGGAATCCGCACCGGATCAACGCCCGAGCTGGCTTCTCGTGCAGGAAGCTCTCGTCCTGTTAATCCTGTGCATTCTGTGCATCGATGTTCAGTCTGTAGAAAACCAGTTTAGCGGGACATGGCACCTGCTCGCGATGGAGAAAAGGATCCTTTGTTTCACTGTGGAATGATCCGCGCGGCAGGCCGGGGGTGGGACATAATTAGCCGGCAAGCAGGGGCTGGACTTGTCTCCCGCTGCCGGCTCCCATAAGATGGCCACTGGAAATCCGCCATCGCCCGAGGGATCTTGCCCATGCTTCCCCCACGCCTGCGCTGGAAGCTGCGCATCTTCGCCCAGCAACTGGAAAAGCAGCTCGATTACTGGAAAAATCTCTGGCGCGGCACCCAGGTCACCACCAGGATGTGTCCTTCCTGCCGGGCTCTGGTCGGCGCAAAGGAGTCCGTGTGCTCCCTCTGCGGGGCCAGGCTCCGCCGGCGACCCAGCGGACTGGGCAAGTTGCTGGCCAACATCCTGCCCCAGTACACACCGGTCTCTTACGGGCTTCTGACTGCCAATTTCCTCATCTTCCTGGCCATGTTCGCCACCGAGCAACAGGGCACGGTCACCGATTTCGGCCGGCTTCTGACCGGAGGAAGCCAGCAGGCCCTGGTGGCTTGGGGAGCCGACGTGGCCATCCTGGTAGCCCAGGGCGAATTGTGGCGGCTGGTTTCGGCCATGTTCATCCACATCGGCATTATCCACCTCCTGTTCAACTCCTATGCCCTGATGTTCATCGGCCCGCTGCTGGAAGAGCTACTGGGCAAGGAACGGTTCCTGGCGTTCTACCTGGTCACCGGGGTCATCGGCTTTGCCCTCAGCAACTGGTATTACCATCCCTTGCTGGTGACCGCCGGAGCCTCGGGAGCCGTATTCGGCATGATCGCCATGGCAGTGGTCCTCTCCCGGCGCTGGGGATCCTGGGGTAGTATATTGCAACAACAACTGGTCCATTGGATCATCTATGCCTTCGTCTTCGGCATCGTCATCGGAGCCAACAACGCCGCCCACTTTGGGGGAGCATTGGCAGGCGCCGCCCTGGCCTTCTCGCTGCCCAACCCCAATCGGCGGCGAGAAACATCTTTCCAGGACCTGTTGTGGCGGGTGCTCTACTGGGCCAGCCTGGCGGTTATCGCTCTGTCTCTCCTCCTTGCCGCCCTGAATCGGCTTGAACTGTAACCGATACCGGCGGGGTGTCAGCCACCAAGCTGGGCTATAATGCGACATCATGGCCGTTGAAACCTCCGAACCAGGCTTCCCCCGGACCGAGATTCGGAAGGAATTGGTGGACTTGCTGGACAGCGACAGGGTCCTCCACACCCCGGAAGAACTGCTGGTCTATGAATGCGACGGGTTGACCCTCCATTCCCGCATGCCCGATTTCGTGGTCTTCCCGAGCTCCACCCGTGAAGTGCTTGAAATTGTCAGGCTCGCCCGCCGACACGGGACTCCCTTTCTGGCCAGGGGCGCCGGCACCAGCTTGAGCGGAGGAACCATCGCCGCGGAGGGCGGCATCGTGCTGGAGCTTTCCAGGATGAATGAGATCCTGCAGATCGACCTGGAGAATCGACTGGCCCGGGTTCAGCCGGGAGTCGTCAACCAGCACGTCACCCGGGCGGTAGAAGCCGACGAGTTCTACTATGCACCGGATCCTTCGAGTCAGGTGGCATCTACCATCGGAGGCAACGTAGCCGAAAACGCCGGCGGACCGCATACGCTCAAGTACGGCGTCACCACCAATCATGTGCTGGCGCTGGAAGCGGTGTTGCCGGACGGCGAAGTCTACCGCCTGGGAACCGCCGCAGGCGACCCGGTCGGATTCGACCTGGTGGGAACCTTCGTCGGTTCCGAGGGAACCCTGGGAATCGCGACCGAAGCGACTGTTCGACTGTTGCACGCGGCGCCGGCGGTGAAGACGCTCCTGGCTGTCTACGACTCGGTTTCGGAAGCAACCCAGACGGTTTCCGGCATCATCGCGCGGGGCATCGTACCCGCCGCCTTGGAAATGATCGACAGGAACACCATTCAGGCAATCGAAGCCGGCGTCTACGCGAGCGGCATTCCCCAGGACGCCGCGGCGGTGCTGCTCATCGAAGTGGACGGACTGGAGGCCGGTATCGACCAGCAACTGGAGGAAATCCTGGACGTCATTCGGTCCCGCCAGGTCCGGGAGGTACGGGTCGCAGCTTCGGCCGACGAGCGCAAGAAACTGTGGGCGGCACGAAAGAACGCCTTCGGCGCCTATGGGCGCATCAGTCCGAACTACTACACCATGGACGGTGTGATTCCGCGGAGCAAGCTTCCGGAGGTCCTTGGCCGCATCGAGAGCCTGGGCCGGGAATATGGTCTGCGGATGGCCAATGTATTTCATGCCGGAGATGGAAACCTGCATCCCATCATCCTCTACGACATCGCCCGGGAGGATGCCAGGGAAAAGGTCATGGCGCTGGCCGGCGCCATCCTGCGCTGTTGCATCGATGTTGGAGGAACGTTGAGCGGAGAGCACGGAATCGGTCTGGAAAAGAGAGAATTCATGAGGTTGTTCTTCAGCGAGGCCGATCTACAGGTGATGGGACGGCTCAAGCAAGTCTTCAATCCTGACAATCTTGCCAATCCGCAAAAGATCTTTCCCATGCGACGCGGATGCGGGGAGATGTCGTCGCTATCGGAAGACAGCCGCGATCGTCTCAGCCGGTTCGAAGAAGACCCGGAGTTCGTGCGGTTCTGACCGGGCTGCCCCTGATGGCTGGCCGCACACAGAATTGTCATACCTGGTTGGACCGAGTTCAGGATTTCGAGGTCGTTCAGTGACGAAGGATCCCCCGGCGACGGAGCCCGATTACCGGGACTCAGTCGCCCTGCCTGCTTCCCAACTGGAGGCATTCACCGTGCAGGGGAAGCGGCCCGATCGGGCCGCCGCTCCACGAACACCCGAGGAGATCAGCGAACTGCTGCGAACGGCTCAGCGCGAGCACTGGGCCGTAGTGCCGTTTGGTTCGGGGAGCCGCCAGGACCTCGGGAACCCTCCCGAGCGCTTCGATCTTGCTCTGGCAACAACCCGCCTGGACCGAATCCGGGAATACGAGCCCCAGGACCTGGTGGTGAGGGTGGAAAGCGGGTGCCGCCTGGAACGGCTGCAAGAACTGCTGGCGGCCGATCGCTTGTGCCTGCCGGTCGATCCGACCGCCTACCGGCGGACGACCCTGGGGGGGATGGTCGCCACCAACGCCAGCGGACCGTGTCGATTCGGCCATGGGACCCTGCGCGACTACCTGCTCGGAATCGGTGTCATCCAGGCGGACGGAGCCCAGACACGTTTTGGCTCAAGAGTGG
Coding sequences within:
- the ribE gene encoding 6,7-dimethyl-8-ribityllumazine synthase, with amino-acid sequence MVNTIQGNLNAEGLSFAIVLSRFNDFVTHRLLEGALDALTRTGAAEGDIDVIKVPGSFEIPLAAKKAAASGKYHGVICLGTLIQGETPHFTYICNEVTKGIGTVSLDSEVPVAFGVVTADSVEQAIDRAGLKSGNKGFEAAMSAVEMANLLKELK
- a CDS encoding rhomboid family intramembrane serine protease, with translation MLPPRLRWKLRIFAQQLEKQLDYWKNLWRGTQVTTRMCPSCRALVGAKESVCSLCGARLRRRPSGLGKLLANILPQYTPVSYGLLTANFLIFLAMFATEQQGTVTDFGRLLTGGSQQALVAWGADVAILVAQGELWRLVSAMFIHIGIIHLLFNSYALMFIGPLLEELLGKERFLAFYLVTGVIGFALSNWYYHPLLVTAGASGAVFGMIAMAVVLSRRWGSWGSILQQQLVHWIIYAFVFGIVIGANNAAHFGGALAGAALAFSLPNPNRRRETSFQDLLWRVLYWASLAVIALSLLLAALNRLEL
- the nusB gene encoding transcription antitermination factor NusB, which gives rise to MGGRRQGREHALQMLFQWDLSKASFNDVRRTFWTLNRDFEADTRAFADHLAGGTVRHIAQIDVLLARHADHWRLPRMATVDRNVLRLATFELLYETQTPRVVAINEALEIARRFSTSEAIQFVNGILDSIHKEVATEGGREP
- a CDS encoding FAD-binding protein — its product is MAVETSEPGFPRTEIRKELVDLLDSDRVLHTPEELLVYECDGLTLHSRMPDFVVFPSSTREVLEIVRLARRHGTPFLARGAGTSLSGGTIAAEGGIVLELSRMNEILQIDLENRLARVQPGVVNQHVTRAVEADEFYYAPDPSSQVASTIGGNVAENAGGPHTLKYGVTTNHVLALEAVLPDGEVYRLGTAAGDPVGFDLVGTFVGSEGTLGIATEATVRLLHAAPAVKTLLAVYDSVSEATQTVSGIIARGIVPAALEMIDRNTIQAIEAGVYASGIPQDAAAVLLIEVDGLEAGIDQQLEEILDVIRSRQVREVRVAASADERKKLWAARKNAFGAYGRISPNYYTMDGVIPRSKLPEVLGRIESLGREYGLRMANVFHAGDGNLHPIILYDIAREDAREKVMALAGAILRCCIDVGGTLSGEHGIGLEKREFMRLFFSEADLQVMGRLKQVFNPDNLANPQKIFPMRRGCGEMSSLSEDSRDRLSRFEEDPEFVRF